The Bacillus sp. BGMRC 2118 DNA window GACATTATCTTATTAATTGATTTTGACACAGAAGTTACAATGCAAGGGATACTAGGTTTTTTAGAAAATTCCACAGGTTTTTATTTGAAAGATACTATTAATACCTTTGAAAAGATACAAGCGAATGAGGACCATATAATACTAAATAAGATAGAATCCATACTGAAGAAATATAACATTTCAACAAGAGGTCTAAGAAATAACGTAAATAAACAAGGATTGTACAATATAAAAAATTTTGAAGAACTTCATGGAACAGATTATGAGAATATGGCAGAAGAACTTTCTATTTTGGCAGATAATCTATACATATATCATGAAGAGAGAAATGTTTTTGACCTTCTTTCAAAGTATGTAAGCAGAGAGAAGAATTTCTTAATTCGTGAATTAGAAATCTAGATCAAAGCTAAAAGGAGAAAATGACTAGAAATTTATTCTTCTTCGACTAACGGTGTAGTTTAGCATTCCTGTAGATCGTTAAATATCAGGTTTGAAATAAAAAGAGCACCTCAGTAAGATATGAGTA harbors:
- a CDS encoding DUF4375 domain-containing protein, with product MKERNIFFKCLISFNDFKEKSSDEIIDIIATNLYKNENLNIKDEEIFYNLPEVIRDIILLIDFDTEVTMQGILGFLENSTGFYLKDTINTFEKIQANEDHIILNKIESILKKYNISTRGLRNNVNKQGLYNIKNFEELHGTDYENMAEELSILADNLYIYHEERNVFDLLSKYVSREKNFLIRELEI